The following proteins come from a genomic window of Halomicroarcula saliterrae:
- a CDS encoding non-histone chromosomal MC1 family protein encodes MARDSDKRNFALREDGDESSVFSGGTPRQAALKAARRLDPADSEDEADRQEIRLREKGTHKVHIYEAWAWVETAPDDKPDWMPGDITKGNVSKEGVEHLDDI; translated from the coding sequence ATGGCACGCGACAGCGACAAGCGCAACTTTGCGCTTCGTGAGGATGGTGACGAATCGAGCGTCTTCTCAGGCGGGACCCCCCGACAGGCTGCGTTGAAGGCCGCACGGCGGCTCGACCCAGCCGACAGCGAAGACGAGGCCGATCGACAGGAGATTCGGCTCCGGGAGAAAGGAACCCACAAAGTCCACATCTACGAGGCGTGGGCCTGGGTCGAAACAGCTCCCGACGACAAACCGGACTGGATGCCGGGTGACATCACGAAAGGGAACGTCTCGAAAGAGGGTGTCGAACACCTAGACGACATCTAG
- a CDS encoding quinone-dependent dihydroorotate dehydrogenase, whose product MRLYDIAKPVLFSLPAETAHGGIHALLEAAQGTPVARAMARQYTVDDERLAVSALGHSFDNPVGVAAGFDKNATVPSALASLGFGFAEVGGVTAVPQTGNARPRMFRLREDGGIINRMGLNNEGAAAVGDRLAATDAPFPLGVNIAKSEHVGTEGAPADYRETYEHVADGGDFFVVNVSCPNSEGFEELQNRDAMEAILTELQDAGAAPLLVKLSPDLPDPAVEDALDLVTELDLDGVVATNTTTERPDGLRSPNASETGGLSGNPIERQSTSMVRFVAERVDVPVVGVGGVASADGAYRKIRAGASLVQLYTGLVYEGPSLARDINEGLLDLLEADGFDSVEDAVGADL is encoded by the coding sequence ATGAGACTATACGATATCGCCAAACCGGTTCTGTTCTCGCTCCCGGCCGAGACGGCCCACGGGGGCATCCACGCGTTGCTCGAGGCCGCTCAGGGGACGCCAGTAGCGAGGGCCATGGCCCGACAGTACACCGTCGACGACGAGCGACTCGCCGTCTCGGCGCTCGGACACTCCTTCGACAACCCCGTCGGCGTCGCCGCGGGGTTCGACAAGAACGCGACCGTCCCGTCGGCGCTGGCCTCGCTCGGCTTCGGCTTCGCCGAGGTCGGCGGCGTCACGGCCGTTCCCCAGACGGGGAACGCACGCCCGAGGATGTTCCGCCTGCGTGAGGACGGCGGCATCATCAACCGGATGGGACTGAACAACGAGGGCGCGGCCGCCGTGGGCGACCGGCTGGCGGCCACCGACGCCCCGTTCCCGCTCGGCGTCAACATCGCCAAGAGCGAGCACGTCGGCACCGAGGGAGCGCCGGCGGACTACCGCGAGACCTACGAGCACGTCGCCGACGGCGGCGACTTCTTCGTCGTCAACGTCTCCTGCCCCAACTCGGAGGGGTTCGAGGAACTCCAGAACCGCGACGCGATGGAAGCCATCCTCACCGAACTCCAGGACGCGGGCGCGGCGCCACTGCTCGTGAAGCTCTCGCCGGACCTCCCCGACCCCGCCGTCGAGGACGCGCTGGACCTCGTCACCGAACTCGACCTCGACGGGGTCGTCGCGACCAACACCACGACCGAGCGACCCGACGGCTTACGCTCGCCCAACGCGAGCGAGACCGGTGGGCTCTCGGGCAACCCTATCGAGAGACAGTCGACCAGTATGGTCCGGTTCGTCGCCGAGCGCGTCGACGTGCCCGTCGTCGGCGTCGGCGGCGTCGCCTCGGCCGACGGTGCCTACCGGAAGATCCGGGCCGGCGCGTCGCTCGTGCAACTGTACACCGGCCTCGTCTACGAGGGACCGTCGCTCGCCCGCGACATCAACGAGGGGCTGCTCGACCTGCTCGAAGCGGACGGGTTCGACAGCGTCGAGGACGCCGTGGGCGCGGACCTGTAG
- the pheT gene encoding phenylalanine--tRNA ligase subunit beta, whose amino-acid sequence MPVVDVDPDELRYLTGHDEKDDDELKSDLFNLGLEFEGWTEDDEFQLEFAPDRLDRLSVEGVARSLRYHYGDDRGVYVPNTNGADWTIEVEDQPEGRPYVTGAVVRGLDMSEGALESLIQLQEKLHATMGRKRAKGAIGVHDLTMLKGTDLRPTDEQSSSLDLSGGQGPTEASEEPQDEMVGDAAVEPAGGNAITYTSADPDEATFVPLESDAEMTPNDVIANHDTGQAYGDLVADFDRVPAIYDAIGLFSFPPVINGRRTEVAEDSRDLFIELTGTDQWTIDHMCNIVCYALEARGGTIERVNVEYADDAAGEYAGNTLERPDFETRTKTVTLDRIERLLGVDLHPRDVVDYAERAGLTATERTVDEGSVFDVEIPPYRVDVIHPLDIVDDIGRALGFNSLEPTYPDVSTVGGRHERSRLEDAARDTLVGLGFEDLLNFHMTNEDENFGRMNLPEPGESDGSFVGLADPVTIQEPYSEDYTILRTWALPSLMMVFENNTHRRYPQDLAEIGLAAGLDDSRNTGVTEHRTVAGALARTDASYEDAKARLQAIAEAFGKELETPATSHPTFIEGRAADVVLDGESVGVVGEIHPKVLVEHDLELPVAAFEFRLDALE is encoded by the coding sequence ATGCCTGTCGTCGACGTCGATCCCGACGAGCTTCGCTACCTGACCGGCCACGACGAGAAGGACGACGACGAACTGAAGTCCGACCTGTTCAACCTCGGGCTGGAGTTCGAGGGGTGGACCGAGGACGACGAGTTCCAGCTGGAGTTCGCCCCGGACCGGCTCGACCGGCTCTCGGTCGAAGGCGTGGCCCGCTCGCTGCGCTACCACTACGGCGACGACCGGGGCGTCTACGTCCCCAACACGAACGGCGCCGACTGGACCATCGAAGTCGAGGACCAGCCCGAGGGCCGCCCCTACGTCACCGGCGCGGTCGTCCGCGGGCTCGACATGAGCGAGGGGGCGCTCGAATCCCTGATTCAACTGCAGGAGAAGCTCCACGCGACGATGGGTCGCAAGCGCGCCAAGGGCGCCATCGGCGTCCACGACCTGACGATGCTGAAAGGGACGGACCTCCGTCCGACCGACGAGCAGTCGAGCAGTCTGGACCTCTCGGGCGGACAGGGTCCGACCGAAGCCAGCGAGGAACCCCAGGACGAGATGGTCGGCGACGCGGCCGTCGAACCCGCCGGCGGCAACGCCATTACCTACACGAGCGCCGACCCGGACGAGGCCACCTTCGTCCCGCTGGAATCCGACGCCGAGATGACGCCGAACGACGTTATCGCCAACCACGACACGGGCCAGGCCTACGGCGACCTCGTGGCCGACTTCGACCGCGTGCCCGCCATCTACGACGCCATCGGGCTGTTCTCGTTCCCGCCGGTCATCAACGGCCGCCGGACCGAGGTCGCCGAGGACTCCCGTGACCTCTTCATCGAGCTGACCGGCACCGACCAGTGGACCATCGACCACATGTGTAACATCGTCTGCTACGCGCTGGAGGCCCGCGGCGGCACCATCGAACGCGTGAACGTCGAGTACGCCGACGACGCTGCGGGCGAGTACGCCGGTAACACGCTGGAGCGCCCCGATTTCGAGACCCGGACGAAGACGGTTACGCTGGACCGCATCGAGCGTCTGCTCGGCGTGGACCTCCACCCGCGCGACGTCGTCGACTACGCCGAACGCGCCGGGCTCACTGCGACCGAGCGGACCGTCGACGAGGGCAGCGTCTTCGACGTGGAGATTCCGCCCTACCGCGTCGACGTCATCCACCCGCTGGACATCGTCGACGACATCGGCCGCGCGCTCGGGTTCAACAGCCTCGAACCGACCTACCCCGACGTCTCGACTGTCGGCGGGCGCCACGAGCGCTCCCGTCTGGAGGACGCGGCCCGAGACACCCTCGTCGGCCTGGGTTTCGAGGACCTGTTGAACTTCCACATGACCAACGAGGACGAGAACTTCGGCAGGATGAACCTCCCCGAGCCCGGCGAGAGCGACGGCTCGTTCGTCGGCCTCGCGGACCCGGTGACCATCCAGGAACCCTACAGCGAGGACTACACCATCCTCCGCACGTGGGCGCTCCCGTCCCTCATGATGGTGTTCGAGAACAATACCCATCGCCGCTACCCGCAGGACCTCGCCGAGATCGGCCTCGCCGCGGGACTGGACGACAGCCGGAACACCGGCGTCACCGAGCACCGGACCGTCGCCGGCGCGCTCGCCCGCACTGACGCCTCCTACGAGGACGCCAAGGCCCGCCTGCAGGCCATCGCCGAGGCCTTCGGCAAGGAACTGGAGACGCCGGCGACGAGCCACCCCACGTTCATCGAGGGCCGTGCAGCAGACGTCGTGCTGGACGGCGAGTCGGTCGGCGTCGTCGGCGAGATTCACCCGAAGGTACTCGTCGAACACGACCTGGAACTGCCGGTGGCGGCGTTCGAGTTCCGACTGGACGCACTGGAGTAG
- a CDS encoding phenylalanine--tRNA ligase subunit alpha, with the protein MKRPQAQVAVLQAADSDEPRRIDEVAEAADLKPEAATRAAFELEADGLLAVTEETVEHYALTDEGTQYVFESLPEQDLYEAAVDSGADEEPVQMGQVIGASGLEGPAVDIALSNYARKGYGAIDSGEITADPDAKPGSDPEMYALEAVADDRLDEADADALDQLERRGLLSVSEETVRSVLLTDEGVAALDAGVEAAETVDQLTAEMLTSGEWADVEFTEYNVEADAEDVSHGKEHILRQTANRVKDTLVGMGFQEMQGPHVDAQFWINDCLFMPQDHPARTHWDQFALERPDEIKELPADLVERVESAHREGVGPDGEGYHSPWAEDVARGLDLRGHTTSLSMRYLSGEEIGELEPPKRFFSVEKVYRNDTLDPTHLLEFFQIEGWVMAEDLSVRDLMGTFTEFYEQFGITDLEFKPHYNPYTEPSFELFGTHPETGDVVEVGNSGIFREEVLSPLGVDCDVMAWGLSLERLLMLMYGFEDIRDVHGTLCDLELLRTTEVLH; encoded by the coding sequence ATGAAACGACCACAGGCACAGGTGGCCGTCCTGCAGGCCGCCGACTCCGACGAACCGAGACGTATCGACGAGGTGGCCGAGGCGGCCGACCTCAAGCCAGAGGCGGCGACGCGAGCCGCCTTCGAACTCGAAGCGGACGGGCTGCTCGCCGTCACCGAGGAGACCGTCGAACACTACGCGCTGACCGACGAGGGGACCCAGTACGTCTTCGAGAGTCTCCCCGAGCAGGACCTCTACGAGGCCGCCGTCGATTCCGGGGCCGACGAGGAGCCGGTCCAGATGGGGCAGGTCATCGGCGCCTCCGGCCTCGAAGGCCCCGCTGTGGACATCGCGCTGTCGAACTACGCCCGCAAGGGGTACGGCGCTATCGACAGCGGCGAGATAACCGCCGACCCCGACGCAAAGCCCGGGTCGGACCCGGAGATGTACGCGCTCGAAGCGGTCGCCGACGACCGCCTCGACGAGGCCGACGCTGACGCACTCGACCAGCTCGAACGGCGCGGCCTGCTCTCGGTCAGCGAGGAGACCGTCCGCTCGGTCCTGCTGACCGACGAGGGCGTGGCCGCTCTCGACGCCGGCGTCGAGGCGGCCGAGACCGTCGACCAGCTCACCGCCGAGATGCTCACCAGCGGCGAGTGGGCGGACGTGGAGTTCACCGAGTACAACGTCGAGGCCGACGCCGAGGACGTGAGCCACGGCAAGGAACACATCCTCCGCCAGACCGCCAATCGCGTGAAAGACACGCTCGTCGGCATGGGCTTCCAGGAGATGCAGGGGCCCCACGTCGACGCCCAGTTCTGGATCAACGACTGTCTGTTCATGCCCCAGGACCACCCCGCGCGCACCCACTGGGACCAGTTCGCGCTGGAACGGCCCGACGAAATCAAGGAGCTCCCGGCGGACCTCGTCGAGCGGGTCGAATCCGCCCATCGCGAGGGCGTCGGTCCCGACGGCGAAGGGTACCACTCCCCGTGGGCCGAGGATGTGGCTCGCGGGCTGGACCTGCGGGGCCACACCACGTCGCTCTCTATGCGATATCTCTCGGGCGAGGAAATCGGCGAACTCGAACCGCCAAAGCGCTTCTTCAGCGTCGAGAAGGTCTATCGGAACGACACGCTGGACCCGACACACCTCTTGGAGTTCTTCCAGATAGAGGGGTGGGTCATGGCCGAGGACCTCTCGGTGCGTGACCTGATGGGCACGTTCACGGAGTTCTACGAGCAGTTCGGTATCACCGACCTGGAGTTCAAACCCCACTACAACCCCTACACTGAGCCCAGTTTCGAGCTGTTCGGGACCCATCCGGAGACCGGCGACGTCGTCGAGGTCGGGAACTCCGGCATCTTCCGCGAGGAGGTGCTCTCGCCGCTGGGCGTCGACTGCGACGTGATGGCGTGGGGGCTCTCGCTGGAACGACTGCTGATGCTGATGTACGGCTTCGAGGACATCCGCGACGTCCACGGGACGCTGTGTGACCTGGAGCTGCTGCGGACCACGGAGGTGCTTCACTGA
- a CDS encoding tryptophan--tRNA ligase, whose product MTRYSHTDDEPADEQTRTDGGEPSDARRGSSDLRTDGGADAAGADETQLDPWGSSTVEDYRKLFEQFGIESFDDVLPGVPDPHYLMRRGVIFGHRDYGPVAEAMRNDEPFAALSGFMPTGDPHIGHKMVFDEIIWHQQRGADAYALIADLEAHAARELSWSEIDEHARSYILSLLALGFDPEDGALYRQSDNREVQDLAFELGAETNFSELQAIYDFDGETDVSHMQSVVTQMADILSPQLDEPKPTVIPVGPDQDPHMRLVRDLAARMRYFGVTEAFASFEADPVERTLLRQAYDAREAYAEDPETPRCVEAADYLREHEPAPADARESVTEKLDNAGKEPIRPRTRIFDRNATDAAFEALIEAVSGEKRVYDEHVDAFDLDRADADELAREVELDTGGYGFLPPSSIYHRFMTGLTGGKMSSSIPASHISLLDDPSDGFDKVKSATTGGRATAEEQREKGGRADECPVYELYAYLLSGDDDEFAEEVYDECVGGERLCGGCKEQAAELMAEFLEDHQEKRAEWEDKLDELDIDLDSHRKRA is encoded by the coding sequence ATGACGCGATATTCACACACCGACGACGAACCGGCAGACGAGCAGACGCGAACGGACGGCGGTGAGCCGAGCGACGCGAGGCGAGGCTCGTCGGACCTCCGGACTGACGGAGGTGCTGACGCCGCCGGCGCCGACGAGACCCAGCTCGACCCGTGGGGCTCCTCGACCGTCGAGGACTACCGCAAGCTGTTCGAGCAGTTCGGCATCGAGAGCTTCGACGACGTGCTCCCGGGCGTCCCGGACCCTCACTACCTGATGCGGCGAGGGGTCATCTTCGGCCACCGGGACTACGGCCCCGTGGCCGAGGCCATGCGCAACGACGAGCCGTTCGCCGCGCTGTCGGGGTTCATGCCCACCGGCGACCCTCACATCGGCCACAAGATGGTGTTCGACGAGATAATCTGGCACCAGCAGCGGGGCGCCGACGCCTATGCGCTCATCGCCGACCTCGAAGCCCACGCCGCCCGCGAGCTCTCCTGGAGCGAGATCGACGAACACGCGAGGAGCTACATCCTCTCCCTGCTCGCGCTGGGCTTTGACCCCGAGGACGGAGCGCTGTATCGCCAGTCCGACAACCGCGAGGTCCAGGACCTCGCCTTCGAGCTGGGCGCCGAGACGAACTTCTCGGAGCTGCAGGCCATCTACGACTTCGACGGCGAGACCGACGTCTCCCACATGCAGTCGGTCGTCACCCAGATGGCCGACATCCTCTCCCCGCAACTGGACGAACCGAAGCCGACCGTGATTCCCGTGGGCCCCGACCAGGACCCCCACATGCGGCTGGTGCGGGACCTCGCGGCGCGGATGCGCTACTTCGGCGTCACCGAAGCGTTCGCCAGCTTCGAGGCCGACCCCGTCGAGCGGACGCTCCTGCGACAGGCCTACGACGCCCGCGAGGCGTACGCCGAGGACCCGGAGACGCCCCGCTGTGTCGAGGCCGCCGACTATCTTCGCGAGCACGAGCCAGCGCCCGCGGACGCTCGCGAGTCCGTTACCGAGAAGCTCGACAACGCCGGCAAGGAGCCGATTCGGCCGCGGACCCGCATCTTCGACCGCAACGCCACCGACGCGGCCTTCGAGGCGCTCATCGAGGCCGTCTCCGGCGAGAAGCGCGTCTACGACGAACACGTCGACGCCTTCGACCTCGACCGCGCCGACGCGGACGAACTGGCCCGCGAGGTCGAACTCGACACCGGCGGCTACGGCTTCCTGCCGCCGTCCTCGATCTACCACCGGTTCATGACCGGCCTCACCGGCGGGAAGATGTCATCCTCGATTCCGGCCTCCCACATCTCCTTGCTCGACGACCCCAGCGACGGCTTCGACAAGGTGAAATCCGCCACGACCGGGGGCCGGGCCACCGCCGAGGAACAGCGCGAGAAGGGCGGCCGGGCCGACGAGTGTCCCGTCTACGAACTGTACGCCTACCTCCTCTCGGGCGACGACGACGAGTTCGCCGAGGAAGTGTACGACGAGTGCGTCGGCGGCGAGCGACTCTGTGGCGGCTGCAAGGAGCAAGCGGCGGAGCTGATGGCCGAGTTCCTCGAAGACCACCAGGAGAAACGCGCCGAGTGGGAGGACAAGCTGGACGAACTCGACATCGACCTCGACTCGCACCGAAAGCGGGCGTGA
- the endA gene encoding tRNA-intron lyase yields MQLTLDGDVVRAGNRARERFYDSRGYGRVRDGDLDLAPVEAAHLCYRGDIDAVDGMDVRELLASGAVSAVDFLVYKDLRDRGFYLTPAREGWVDDPVGADFVVYPRGKGPWDDAVAYRVRVVGERDDVPAGSLGDCVLAVVDEESELTYLDTSERSVAGTSAADVPEVRGELLAERVLCWDPPAALYQQAFYGQQLDEDAVQLSLVEAAYLAREGLLDVDGGTDAIVDRGRDVEGERFDRRLGVYAALRDSGVVPKTGFKFGADFRTYADVESVDNLGHSELLVRALPADHDFEPRDLALDVRLAHGVRKTMVFALVGDGIEWVQVERLTP; encoded by the coding sequence ATGCAACTCACGCTCGACGGCGACGTGGTCCGGGCCGGGAACCGCGCTCGCGAGCGGTTCTACGACTCGCGTGGCTACGGCCGCGTCCGCGACGGCGACCTCGACCTCGCGCCCGTGGAGGCCGCTCATCTCTGCTATCGGGGCGACATCGACGCCGTCGACGGGATGGACGTCCGGGAGCTCCTCGCCTCCGGGGCCGTCTCGGCCGTCGATTTCCTGGTGTACAAGGACCTGCGCGACCGCGGGTTCTACCTCACGCCGGCCCGGGAGGGGTGGGTCGACGACCCCGTCGGCGCTGACTTCGTGGTCTACCCGCGGGGGAAGGGGCCGTGGGACGACGCCGTCGCCTATCGCGTCCGGGTCGTCGGCGAGCGCGACGACGTGCCCGCGGGCTCGCTCGGCGACTGCGTGCTCGCCGTGGTCGACGAGGAGAGCGAACTGACGTATCTCGACACGAGCGAGCGGTCCGTCGCGGGGACGAGCGCGGCCGACGTGCCCGAGGTCCGGGGCGAACTGCTGGCCGAGCGGGTACTGTGCTGGGACCCGCCGGCGGCGCTCTATCAGCAGGCCTTCTACGGACAGCAACTGGACGAGGACGCCGTCCAACTCTCGCTCGTGGAGGCGGCCTATCTGGCCCGCGAGGGACTGCTAGACGTCGACGGGGGCACGGACGCTATCGTCGACCGAGGCCGCGACGTGGAGGGCGAGCGCTTCGACCGCCGATTGGGAGTGTACGCCGCGTTGCGGGACTCCGGCGTGGTCCCCAAGACCGGCTTCAAGTTCGGCGCGGACTTCCGGACCTACGCCGACGTCGAGAGCGTCGATAATCTGGGCCACTCCGAACTGCTGGTCCGGGCGCTGCCCGCCGACCACGACTTCGAGCCGCGGGACCTCGCACTGGACGTTCGCCTCGCCCACGGGGTGCGAAAGACGATGGTGTTCGCGCTCGTCGGCGACGGTATCGAGTGGGTGCAAGTGGAGCGGCTGACGCCGTGA
- a CDS encoding endonuclease NucS domain-containing protein, with protein sequence MHDGTRVMAGECTTVFEGSREREQRGDVLVVVKPDNTVLVHDAEGYQPVAWLTRADSVTVEDGTVTAREGEQFLRVVAHEEHGSARFPASQAGVPVGDCPGCPGTLVRAGGAVTCTGCGERYGLPTDAAVTGSRCGDCALPTMRVERGEAIECCIDRDCESLDDRVVALFDREWECKHCGGDLRILRRGGLLAGCENYPECDTGYALPSGVVTGDCGCGLPVFETAGGRRCLDSGCGETG encoded by the coding sequence ATGCACGACGGAACGCGCGTGATGGCCGGTGAGTGTACGACTGTCTTCGAGGGGTCCCGCGAGCGCGAACAGCGCGGCGACGTGCTGGTCGTGGTCAAGCCCGACAACACGGTGCTGGTCCACGACGCCGAAGGGTATCAGCCGGTTGCGTGGCTCACCAGGGCCGACAGCGTCACGGTCGAGGACGGCACTGTCACCGCTCGCGAGGGCGAGCAGTTCCTCCGGGTCGTCGCCCACGAGGAACACGGGAGCGCCCGGTTCCCGGCCTCACAGGCCGGCGTTCCGGTCGGCGACTGCCCGGGGTGCCCGGGGACGCTGGTGCGTGCGGGCGGCGCCGTGACCTGTACCGGCTGTGGCGAACGCTACGGGCTGCCGACCGACGCCGCCGTCACCGGCAGTCGCTGTGGGGACTGCGCGCTGCCGACGATGCGGGTCGAACGCGGCGAAGCCATCGAGTGTTGCATCGACCGGGACTGTGAGTCACTCGACGACCGGGTCGTAGCGCTGTTCGACCGCGAGTGGGAGTGCAAGCACTGCGGGGGCGACCTCCGGATTCTGCGACGGGGCGGCCTGCTGGCCGGCTGCGAGAACTATCCGGAGTGTGACACCGGCTACGCGCTCCCGTCGGGGGTCGTCACCGGCGACTGTGGCTGTGGTCTGCCAGTGTTCGAGACGGCGGGCGGCCGGCGCTGTCTGGACAGCGGGTGTGGGGAAACCGGGTGA
- a CDS encoding HAD family hydrolase, whose translation MSDAPTAICFDMDGVLVQSEDHWVSIQREHILPTVAPDDDIPLSAITGRDYTEVYPDLDGEYDLAVTREEYERLFEEAGKEIYGDHATMLDGVDDLLADLREAGTQLALTTSAPWDWIDVIEERFGLLHHFDAAVSAQDVDGPGKPEPHIYERGASELAVDPANCWAVEDSYAGASAAVAAGMTTVGFHGDGAATDLPMVHYEASDAAELRAVLLGQRRQ comes from the coding sequence ATGAGTGACGCACCGACCGCAATCTGTTTCGACATGGACGGCGTCCTCGTCCAGTCCGAGGACCACTGGGTCAGTATCCAGCGCGAGCATATCCTGCCGACGGTCGCGCCCGACGACGACATCCCGCTGTCGGCCATCACCGGCCGGGACTACACCGAGGTGTACCCCGACCTCGACGGCGAGTACGACCTCGCGGTCACGCGCGAGGAGTACGAGCGGCTGTTCGAGGAGGCCGGCAAGGAGATATACGGTGACCACGCCACGATGCTCGACGGCGTCGACGACCTGCTCGCGGACCTCCGGGAGGCCGGCACCCAGCTGGCGCTGACCACCTCGGCGCCGTGGGACTGGATCGACGTCATCGAGGAGCGCTTTGGCCTGTTGCACCACTTCGACGCCGCCGTCAGCGCACAGGACGTCGACGGCCCGGGCAAGCCCGAGCCACACATCTACGAGCGCGGTGCGTCGGAACTCGCCGTCGACCCGGCGAACTGCTGGGCCGTCGAGGACTCCTACGCCGGCGCGAGCGCGGCAGTGGCCGCGGGGATGACGACCGTCGGCTTCCACGGCGACGGCGCGGCGACGGACCTCCCGATGGTCCACTACGAGGCGAGCGACGCGGCGGAGCTTCGCGCGGTGCTACTCGGACAGCGCCGCCAGTAA